Genomic window (Achromobacter sp. B7):
CTTTGAAATCAGCGAACTGGTGGGCGTGCGCGTGGAGGACGAGGCCGTGTTCAACGCCGTGCATGCGCTGGTGTTGCGCTTGTACCGCGAAGGCGTGCTGGACGGCCTGCGCATCGACCATATCGATGGCCTGGCCAGCCCCGGTGCCTATCTGCGCCGCTTGCGCCGCGCCATGCGCGAGGCGGACGACGCCCGCAGCCAGGCCGGCCTGCCCGGCGAAGGCTATCTGGTCATTGAGAAGATCCTGGCGGACGACGAAGCGCTGGAACCGCATTGGCCCACCCACGGCACCACGGGCTACGACTTCATGGACCAGGTGGGCGCGCTGCTGCATGCCCCCCAGGCACAGGCGCCGCTGGAACAGTTCTGGGCCAGCCTGAGCCGCGACGCGCGCGATGCCCCGGCCCAACTGCGCGACGCCCGCCACCGCATGCTGGCACGCCACTTCCCCAGCGAAAGGCTCGCGCTGGTGACGGCGCTGGCGCGCATCGCGCACATGGATGCGCGAACCCGCGATTGGACCCAGCCCGCCATCGACCGAGTGCTGACGGCGCTGCTGGCGGCATTCCCGGTGTACCGCACCTATGCAGAGGACGGCGGCCGCAGCCCCGCCGATACGCACTGGTGCCGCATCGCGCTGGACCAGGCGCGCGCGGCGCTGGGCGACGCGTCGGCCGACCTGCGCTTGCTGGACCAGTTGGACCACTGGCTGGGCGGGGGCACGCCGCCGTCCGAGTCCGCAACGCCCGCAACGTCTGCAACGTCTGCAACGTCCGCAACGCCCTCAACGTCTGCCACGCCCGCACCGGCTGCGGCTGCGGCTGCAATCCCCGGCGCCGACTCGGCGGACGCCCCCGATTCCCAGCAGGCCGAGGCGCGCACGCTGGCCTTGCGCCGGTTCCAGCAGCTGACGCCGCCCCTGGCCGCCAAAGCCTTGGAAGATACGCTGTTCTACCGACGCGGCCCGCTGTTGTCCCGCAACGAAGTGGGCTCCAGCCCGACCCGGTTCACGCTGCCGCTTGAAGAGTTCCATGCACTGTGCGCCGCGCGTGCGGGCACGCACCCGCATGCCATGCTGGCCACCGCCACCCACGACCACAAGCGCGGCGAAGACACGCGCGCCCGGCTGGCCGTGCTGTCTGAAATCCCCGACGAGTGGCGCCGCACCGCGGACGGCTGGATTGCCCGGCTGGCGCCACCCGGGCCGCCCACCCCCGCCGACCGCTACCTGCTTTTGCAAAGCCTGGTGGGCGCGTGGCCGCTGTCGTTGTCACCCGAGCGGCTAAGCGAACAGCCCGAGGCCATTGCGGACTTTCTTGGCCGCATCGCGCAGTGGCAGGAAAAAGCCCTGCGCGAAGCCAAGCTGCACACCAGTTGGACGGACCCGAACGCCGACTACGAGGGCGCCGCCCGACGATGCATCGAGGCCTTGCAACAGCCCGGCGACGGGCAGGCCCTGCTGCGAGACATCGGCACCTGGGCGCTGAAAATCGCTTCGGCGGGCCTTGTGAACAGCCTGACCCAGACGGTGCTGCGCAACACGGTGCCCGGCGTGCCGGATCTTTACCAGGGCGCGGACCTGTGGGACTTCAGCCTGGTCGATCCCGACAACCGCCGCCCGGTGGACTACGCGGAGCGGGCGGCGCTGCTGGCCGAATCGAATCCGCCTGGCACCTTGGAAGGCGATGCAACGGATGCCACCGCGACCTTGCAGGAAGACGCGCGCCCGGACGTGCTGGCAGGGCACGTTGACACGCCCATCGCCACCGACGCGCAGGCATGGCGCAGTGGCGCCATCAAGCAGTCACTGATCCAGCGCGCGCTGGCGCTGCGGGCGCGTCACCCCGACGTTTTCCGCCTGGGCGACTACACGCCGCTTGCGGTGCACGGCCCGCGCGCCGCGAACGTCATTGCGTACCTGCGCCGCCATGACGGGCGCTGTGTGGTGGTCGTGGCGCCCAGGCTGTGCGCCATGGCGCTGGCCGGCTACGCCCAGGGCAAACCGGCGCAGGCAGCGGCCTACTGGGAGGGCACCCGCGTGGCGCTGCCGGCAGACGTGGACGCGGACATGGACGCCTTGCGCGACGTGCTTTCCGGCCGCCGTCCCAGCGTGAACGGGGCCGGCGAACTTGCGCTGGACCAACTGCTGCGAGACGGGCCGGTGGCGCTGTTGGCGACGGAGTAGCGGGAAGGACGGAGTAGCGGGAAGGACGGAGTAGCGGGAAGGCAAGCGCGGCGGCGAGTGCGGAGGCAAGTGCGGAGGCGACGCGCCACGGAGCCGCCGCGCTGCGCCCAGCCCCGTCACGCTTGGTACGGCTGCCGTTTACTTCTGCTGCCGTTTACTTCTGCTGCCGTTTACTTCTGCTTCCGTTTACCACTGCTCCCGCCCAGTACCGGTCGCGCTCAGTACTGGTACCGCATCGTCACCATCGCGCTGCGGCCGGCGCCCCACGCGCCCTGGCTGTAGAAGCCGACCTGGCTGTAGTACTTGCGGTCGAACAGGTTGTTCACGTTCAGCTGCGCCGACAGGTTGCGGTTGAAGCGGTAGCGGGCCATCAGGTTGGTGATGGCGTAGCTGCCCTGCCCCACGCGTTCGTCGCCATTTGGGCCGCTGGCGATGGTGTAGACGCCGCTTTGCCAGTTCACGCCGCCGCCCACCGTCAACCGGTTCCAGTCGCCCGGCAACTGGTAGGTGGTGAAGACGCGCACCAGCGTGCGCGGCTGGTCGGTCTGGATGGCCGCGCCGTCGCCATCACGCGCGGTCCAGTGCGACCAGCCCGCCGCCAGGTTCCAGCCCGGCGTCACTTCTCCGGACACTTCCAGGTCAAAGCCCCGGCTGCGCGTTCCTTGTGCGGCCCGATAAGCCTGGTTGATCGAACCCGGCACCAGGTAACCCGGGTCGGTCTGCGCCACGTTGTCCTGTTCCACCTGGAACACCGCCGCGCTGGCGTTCAAGCGGCCTTCCAGGAATTCGCCCTTGACGCCGGCCTCGTAGGATTTGCCTTCCAGCGGGTCCAGCCAGCCGCCGTTGCGGTCCTGGTAGCTTTGCGGGTTGAAGATGCCGGTGTAGCTGACGTAGGCGGTGTAGTTGTCGTTGATGTCGTACAGCAGCCCCGCGTACGGCGTGAACGCGTTCTTGTCGAACGCGGTGTGGTCGCCACCGCCAAAGCCCACGGAATCCGTTTTCCAGGTGCTGTAACGGCCGCCGACGATCAGCTTGAGCGGGTCGGCCAGGTTCAGGCGCAGCGCGCCGTACCAGCCCGTCTGCTTGGTGGTGTAGCGGCTGGCGGTCACCGCCGTGTCGCTCCAGTCGGGTTCCGGATACGAGCCGTCCCAGTCAAAGAAGTTGCCCACCGGCGCGGCGTTCAAGCCCGCGCGGTAATCAAAGTCGGCGTACTGGCGGGTGAAGCTGGCGCCCACCACGGCTTCGTGGCGGCGGCCAAAGGCGGTGAACGGGCCGGTGGCCTTGATGTCCAGGCTGTTCTGCTTGCGGTCGCCCAGGTACCACGAGGGCGACCCGTTCACGCCCAGGCCGGTCTGGCGGTCGGGCCAGCCGTACAGATAGAGCAGCTTGCCATCCATTTCGTGCTTGGAATGCGAGGCCACCGCCTGCACCCGCCAATCATTGTCAAAGCGATGCTCCAGGCTGGCGAAGCCGCCCGTCGTGGTGCTGGCCCAGGAGCTCCAGTCGGCCCCGGTGTTCAGCGACCGCTTCCAGTCGGTGCGCCCGCTGTCGGCGTACCACAGCGGAAAGCCGCCCCAGCTGCTGCCCTTGGGGCTGTTGTCCTGGTAATTGAAGCCGGCGCTGAAGGTGGTGCGCGACGTAATGTCCGCGTCGACCACGCCGTAGAACACTTTCTTCTGGCTTTTGTAGTCGTCCAGATAAGAGTGGTTGTCCTGGTAGGCGGACACGATGCGACCGCGCACGCTGCCGTCCTTGTTCAGCGGCGTGGAAAGGTCCAGCGTGCCGCGATAGGTGTCCCACGAGCCCGCGCTGACGCTGATGTCGGCCTTGAATTCGCGGCTGATGGCATGCTTGCGCACCAGGTTGATGGACGCCGACGGATTGCCGGCGCCGGTCAGCAGGCCGGTGGCGCCGCGCACGACTTCCACGCGGTCATAGATGATGGTGTCCATTGACGACTCGCCCGCCGCATAGCCGCTATCAAAGCCCGTGGGCACGCCGTCGTACAGGTAATTGCTGATGGCGAACCCGCGCGAGCTGAACGAATAGCGCTCGCTGTCGTAGTTCTGCACCGCGATACCGGGTGTATTGGCCATGACGTCGGCCAGCGACCGCATGTCTTCGTCTTCCATGCGCTGACGTGTCACCACCGTGACCGACTGCGGTGTCTCGCGCAGCGTCAAGGCCATGCCCGTGCCGGCCGCCGTGGCGCGGGGCGTGTAGGACCCCGTCCCTTCCGTGGTGGTGGGGTCACCGTCGCCCACCACCTGCACGCTGGGCAAGGTGGCCACGGCGCCGTCCTGCGCCTGGGCCGCCGCGCCGCTGGACGCCAGCGCCATCAACACCAGCGCCGACGCGCGGCGCAGCCGCCACGCAGGACGGTCGGAAGAATGAATACGGGGGCTGCCGCCCAGCGGCCTTTGATCTTGCATGCTGCTTTCCTTTCCCACTTCGGGTTGCGTTGTGGGAAAGGAGTGTAATGCGACTGATTCGCATATACGTTTGCTGTTGTGAATTTACGACGGGGGACGGCCACGGGGGATGCCACATAAATCCACGACGCAAATTTGTCCCTACGCGCCGTGGGCATACCCAACACGGCACCCGGCGCATCGGCATAATGTCGCTGGCTTCGGCCCTTATTCCAGTCGTTTTCCGTAGGAATCCCTTCGTGTTCCATGTCTTTACCGGACTGATCAGTCTTTACGTCATCTGGCGTTTCGTCCTGCCCCTGTCGCTATCCCGCCCTGCCAAGGGGGCGTTGTCCCTGTTGTTGCTGGGTGTGGCCGAGCACCATCTGGTGACGCGCAATTTCTTTGGCTCGATGGCCTCGCCCGAGGTGCCCGCCACCTTGCTGATGGCGCTGGGCTGGGCCTTTGGCGCCCTGCTGCTGCTGGCCATGCTGCTGTTGCTGCGCGACGTGGTGGGCGTGGTGGTCTACGTGTTCTCGCGCAAGCGGGGTCGCGGGCTGCTGGCTGCGCGCGGTTGGGCGCAGGGTGCGGCGGTGGCGGCTGCGCTGCTGTCGGCCATTGGCGTGTGGCAGGCCGTGCGCGTGCCCGATGTCAAAACGCTGGAAATCGCCCTGCCCAAACTGCCGCCCAAACTGGACGGCTTTCGGCTGGTGCAACTGACCGACCTGCACGCCAGCCGCCTTCTGGAAGCGCCGTGGATGGACGCGGTGGTCAAGAAAACCAATGCGCTGAACCCGGACCTTATCGTCATCACGGGGGATCTGGTCGACGGCACGACCGATGCGCGCGCGGCCGATGTGCTGCCGCTGCAAGCCCTGCGCGCGCCACAAGGCGTGTACGCCATCCCCGGCAACCACGAGTACTACGCCGAGTACCAGCGCTGGCTGCCCGCCTTCGAAAAGCTGGGCCTGCGCCTGCTGCTCAATGACCACGTCACGCTGACGCCCAATGGACAGCGCCTGGTGCTGGCGGGCGTTACCGACAAGATGGCGGCCGCCTACGACCAGCCCGTGCCGGACGTGGCGCGGGCATTGCAGGGCGTGCCCAAGACCGACCCGGTCATTTTGCTGAGCCATCGCCCCCCAGGCGCGGCGCTGAACGCCCAGGCCGGGGCCGGACTGCAACTGTCCGGCCATACGCATGGTGGCCAGATCCTGGGACCGCACCTGCTGACGCAACTGGCCAACGAGGGCTATGTGTCCGGCCTATATCAGGTGAACGGCATGCAGTTATATGTGAGTAATGGCACCGGGCTGTGGCCGGGCTTTCCGGTCCGCCTGGGCCGCCCTTCCGAAATCACGCAGATCGTGCTGCGCGCACCGGCCCGAGTGGCCGCGCCGTAGGCGGCCTACGCCCACCCACGTTCCCATGACCTACCTGCTGTGGTCCCTGCCCGCGCTGACCGTGATCGTTGCCATCGCCAGCGGGCGAGTCAACACAACGATGGCGGCGGTGCTGGGACTGTTCGCCGCCATTGCGGTAGCGCTGAGTACCGCGCCCGGCGCTTTCACCGGCGCGCAGCTGGCGGTGACCCTGGAACGCGGCGGGTGGATCGGGTGGATCATCACGCCCTACATCCTGGGCGGCTTGTTGTTCTGGCAGATGGCCTCGCCCACGCAGCCGGCCCCGGCCGGCGGTGATCGCTTTGCCGTTCATCCTCCAGAACTGAACGACCCGCTGGCGCGTCGGCGGCGCTTGTTCTTTGCCTGTTTCCTGATCGGCCCTTTTGCCGAATCCGCTACGGGTTTTGGCGTGGGCATGCTGGGCACCGTGCTGCTTATCCGCCCGCTGGGGCTCAAGCCCCGCGACATCATGATCTTCGCGCTGTTGAGCCAGACGCTGATCCCTTGGGGCGCGATGGGCAGCGGCACCTTGCTGGCGTCCGCCTACGCACGCGTTCCAGCCCCGCAGCTGGCGTTGTACAGCATGGTGGCGGTGGCCTTGTTGATGGCCGTGTGGATGACGCTGTTCTGGCGCACGGCGCGCATTGCGGGCATTAAAGTCGGCACCGCCGAGCACGTCAGGGAAGCCGGCTGGATCGTCACCAGCCTGGCATCGCTTTGCGCCGCCACAGCCCTGTTGGGCCCCGAGACGGCGCTGCTGGCCGCCTACGGCCCCTTGATCGTGCTGCGCTTCGTGCTGGATCGCAGGCCCGATCGCACCCAGGCGCTTGCGGCCGCCCGCCGCGCGTTGCCCTACATCCTGGTGATTGCGTGCCTGGTGGCCACGCGGCTCATTCCTACGCTGAATCGCGCGTTGGGCGCCTGGGCCGATATCCGGCCGTTTGCCGACCTGCCCGCCTGGATGCCGTTTCTGCATGCCGGCAGTTGGCTCGTTGCCGGCGCGCTGGCCATGGCGGTGTGGCGGCGCCAGCCGGGCGCGCTGGCCGCGCAGGCGCGCGCGGCCTGGCGCACCGGCCGGCATGCCGTCATGTCCGTCTTTCTGTTTGCCATGATGGCCGAGGTGCTGGCCGGCGCCGGCATCTCGCAAGCCTATGCCGACGGCCTGTTCGCCGCCTTGCGGGACTGGACCATCCTGATCACGCCGCTGCTTGCCGGCGCCTTCGGCATTCTGGCCAACAGCGGCAACGCGCCGAACAGCCTGTTCATGCCGTCCCAGCTATCATTAGCCCTGCACGCGGGTCTGAATGTGCCGGCAGCGGCAGCGCTGTTACACGTTTCAGGCACGTCGATGGGGTTTTTTTCACCCGTCAGGATGTCAATTGCGGCGGGTTTGGCCCACGGACAAGGGCAAGAACGCAGCGTGTATGTTCTACTACTGCCGTTTGCCCTGGCCGCGTTCGGCATTCTTTTATCCCTGGCACTGCTTGTCGTGCTGTCGGGATAGCCGCCCGAGCGCTGATGCTCACGGCCTCAACCTTTTTTTTGTGTAGCACATGGGACTAGAACAGTTAGCCGCGATCCGGGCCTTGATCACCAAGCAGGCGCCTGAAGAGCCGACCCCCAAGAAAGAATCGCGTCCGCAAGGCGCAGGCAAAGGCCCCCGCCCACCCGGCGGCGGCAAAGGCCCGCGTCCGCAAGGCGATAAGGGCCCGCGCCCGCAAGGCGGTGACAAGAACGCCCGTTCCCAGGGCGGCGACAAGGGCCAGCGGCCGCAACGCGCCGACCGGCGCGAATCGCCCGTGGACCCGGTCGTGGTCGCAATTTCGCGCTTGCAACGCCAGTTTCCCAAGGCCTTCCCCAAGAACCCCTCGCCGAAGCTTCCGCTGAAGCTGGGCGTGCTGGCAGACTTGGTGCAACATGCCCAGACGCTGCAACTGGACGAAGCGCAGATCAAGGAAGCGGTCAAGACCTGGTGCGATGGCCGCCGCTATTGGGCCAGCATGGTCGAGGACGCGCCGCGTGTGGACCTGAACGGCGAACCCTCGGGCGTCGTGACGGCCAACGAAGCCAAGCATGCCAAGCGCATGGCCTCGCGCAGCGCATCCAAGAACGCCGCCGCGCGCAACAAGGCCAAGAAAGCCGAAGCCGCGGCAGCCGCCGGTACCGGTGACGCCGCTACCGGTGACGCCGCCGTGCCTGCGCCCGTGACGGCGCCCGTGACGGCGGATGTTGCCGCACCGGTGCAATCGGCCCCGCAAGCGCCGGCCGAGACGGCTGCAACTCCGGCTGCAACTCCTCCTGCAACTCCGACTGAAAGCGCGGCCTCCGCAACGCCCGCCGCCACGCCGGATGCATCCAGCGATGCGTCGACCCCGGCGGCTGATGCACCGTCCGCCGAGCCGACTTCGCCGGCCACGGATTCGTCCACGGATTCGTCCACGGATTCGTCCGCCGACAAGCCCGCGCAGTCCTGAGTCACACCGTCATCGGGCCACATCGCCCGATGACGGCAAAAAGCCCGGCCCGCAACGATCCGTCGCGGGCCGGGCTTTTGCATGCGTCCTTGCCTCAGGCCGCCAGCGCCTGCTCCAGATACCGCATCCCTGTCGGGCTGTACGGCAGCGTCAGCGCCCACTGGTGACCCGCCGCGTCCATTTTCTGCAACGACTTCCTCAAGATCTCCACGATCTTCTCCCCATGCGCGGGATGGAACGCTTCGTACTGGTATTGCAAAAACACCAGGCACAAGGCGTTTTCCATGGTCTGCACGTCGGCGTCCTGCTTGATGCCCTGCTTCATCACGATGGTTCTCACGCGGTCGATCACGTCGTCGGCGTAGCCCGCGTCGCGCAGTATGCCTTCCGCGATGGCGGCATGATGCCGCGCCAGCGCCTTGCGCCACGTCAGGTAACCCACGCGCCCGTCGGGATAGCTCTTGCGCGTGATTTCCCAGCGCCCGATGTGCTGGCAGCGCGAGGCCAGCACCAGCGGTTCCGACGCATCCGGCGCCAGCTTCATCACCCATTCATGCAGCTTTTGCGCCAGGAATAGCTCCTGCGGACAGGTCTCGCCCTGCCAGGCGAACAGATTGGGGTCGGTGCCGTTGTACTGGTCAAACCGAAGCAGCGTCTGGTGTAGACGATCATTCATGCGGTGAGTTTCCTGCGTGCGTTGCATTTCCGGGAAGGCGCCGGAGCCGGCCAAAGACGCAACGATCATAGCGCCAAGCCGGCCGCCAGACGCATCCGCGCCGCGCAAACCGCATATCGAAACTCGAAAATCATCGTTCATGTGCGCGCGGTGACTGCTTAGGATCTGGGGTTCTTCCAACGCCGATGGCGCACCGTGCGCCCTGCTGTCACCCCATGCCAGATATTTCCCTTCGGGAGCCCCAGGCCCCACCCGTGCGCGTCGCCGTCGACGTGGGCGGCACGTTTACCGACATCGTTCTGGAACGCGACGACCGCCGCTGGTCCGCCAAGCTGCTGACCACGCCCGCCACCCCGGAGACGGCCGTGCTGCAAGGCATTGAAGAACTGCTGGGCGTAGCGGGCCTGCGCTGGCCCGACGTCAGCTTGCTGATCCTGGGCACCACGCTGGCCACCAATGCGCTGATTGAACGCAAGGGCGCGCGCACCGCCCTGCTGACCACGGCGGGCTTTCGGGATCTGGTCGAGATCGGCCTGGAAGACCGCTTCGCGCAATACGACATTTTCCTGGACAAGCCCCAGCCGCTGGTGCCCCGCCCCTGGCGCCATGGCGTCACCGAACGGGTCGACGCGCGCGGGCAGGTGCTGACGCCGCTGGACGAGTCGCAGGTCATCGCGCTGGCGCATGAACTGATCGCCGCGCGTATTGAAAGCGTGGCGGTCTGCCTGCTGCACAGCTACGCCTACCCCGCCCACGAACGCCGCATCCGCGAGCTGTTGCAGGCCCACGCGCCGGGCCTGTGGGTGTCGCTGTCATCGGACATCTGCGCCGAGATCCGCGAATATCCGCGCCTGTCCACCGTCAGCGCCAACGCCTATGTGCAGCCGCAGGTGTCGGGCTATCTGCGTCGGCTGAACGACGCGGCCCGCGAACGCGGCTTGCGCGACGAACCGTTTCTGATGACCTCGGGCGGGGCCATCGCCACGCTGCAAACCGGGGTGGAAGAACCGGTGCGCCTGGTCGAATCGGGGCCGGCGGGTGGCGCCATCCTGGCGCAGCACATCGCCGAGCAGACCGGCTCCGCGCGCGCGCTATCGTTCGACATGGGCGGCACCACCGCGAAGATCTGCTACATCGACGACTTCGAACCCCAGGTCAGCCGCAGCTTTGAATTCGGCCGCGTGCACCGGCACCTGAAAGGCTCCGGCCTGCCTATCCGCATACCTGTCATCGAGATGGTGGAAATCGGCGCCGGTGGCGGCTCCATCGCTCGCGTCAACCACCTGGGCGTGGTGCAGGTGGGCCCCGACAGCGCGGGTTCCGCGCCCGGCCCCGCCGCCTACTGCAACGGCGGTGAACTGCCCACGGTGACCGATGCGCACGCCGTGATCGGCAACGTAACGCCCGACCGTTTCGCGGTGGGCAAGGTCAAACTGCAACCCGAGTTGGCGCAGCGTGCCGTTCAGGCGCACCTGGCCACGCCCGCCGAGCTGGATGCGCCGCAGGCCGCGCAGGCCATCATCGATGTCGTCACCGAGAACATGGCCAACGCCGCGCGCGTCCATGCCTCGGAGCTGGGCAAGACGGCCGAAGAACACACCCTTATCGCCTTTGGCGGCGCGGCGCCGCTGCATGCGGCGGCGCTGGCGCGCAAGCTGGGCATCGAGCGCGTCATCATTCCGGAATCCGCCGGCGTGGGATCGGCGGTGGGTTTCCTGTGGGCGCCCATCGCCTATCAGGCCGTTCGCAGCTTTCACCAGCGCGTCGATGGCATCGACCACGCCGCCGTGCAGCGCCTGCTTGACGAACTGACCGCCGGCGTCGACGCCGTGGTGCGCCGGGCCGCCCCGGACACCGCCTTGACGCACAAACGGGTGGTATTCATGCGCTACAGCGGCCAGGGGCACGAAATTGCGGTCGACCTGCCGGACGGACCGTTCGACGAGTCGGCCAGCGCCCGGCTAGCCGCGGCCTTCGCCCAGCGCTACGCCGAACTGTATGGACGCAGCCTGCCGCACGTGGCGCCCGAAGCCGTGAGCTGGTCCGTAGCCGCGCAAGCCGGCCAGCGCCGCGCACGGCCGCACGACCCCATTGCCGCCGGCCAGGGCACGGCGGCGCGCGTCGCAGGCACGCGCCCGGTGTACGACGCCGCCCAGGGCCGCCGCATCGACATCCCCGTCTACGAACGCCAATCGCTGGACCCCGAACAGACGCTGACCGGCCCCGCGCTGGTCGTGGAAGACGAAACCACCACCTTCGTGCCGCCCGGCTTCGTCGCGCGCCGCAGCCGCCTGGGCTCGCTGGTGCTGGACGATACCCGTGCGGCCCAGCGTCGCCAGGCCGACGCCGCCGACAAGGACTACACATCATGAGCACCCAAGCCGACCGCTTGCACCCGGCCACCGCCGCCGCGCCCGTGGCACAAGAGCGCATCCGTTTCCAACTGGCATGGAACCGCCTGCTGTCCGTCGTGGAAGAGCAGGCGCAGGTATTGATCCGATCCGCCTTCGGCACCGCCACGCGGGAAGCCGGCGACCTGTCCGCCGGCGTGTTCCTGCCCGATGGCCGCATGATCGCGCAAGCCGTCACCGGCACGCCCGGGCACGTCAACGCCATGGCCGAATCCGTCAAACACTTTCTGCGCGTCTTCCCGCCCGAATCGCTAAAGGATGGCGACGTGCTGCTGACCAACGACCCCTGGAAAGGCACCGGCCACCTGTTCGACATGACCATGGTGACGCCGGTGTTTCACGATGGCGCGCTGGTGGCGCTGTTTGCCTCCACCTTGCACGTGATCGATATCGGCGGCATCGGCAGCAGTGCCGACGGTTTGGAGATCTATCACGAAGGCCTGTTCCTGCCCATCCTGCGCTTCTTCCATCAACACGAAGTGGACCCGGGCGTGCTGGCCATTATTCGCGCCAACGTGCGCGAGCCCGAACAGGTGGAAGGCGACCTGTACGCGTTGGTGGCCTGCAACGCGATCGGCGGGCGCCGCCTGAAATCGTTGTTGACGGAGTTTGAGCTGGGCGGACTGGACGCCCTGGGCGGCTACATCATCGAGCAGTCCGAAAACGCCATGCGCCAGGCCATCGCCCAATGGCCGCAAGGCACCTGGCATAACACGCTTGTTATCGACGGCTACGACGCGCCGATCACCTTGCAAGCCAGCGTGAGCATCGCGCGCGACAAGATCCGAATCGACTTCGCCGGCACCTCGCCCAGCGTGGCGCGCGGCATCAACGTGGTGAAGGCCTACACCGACGCCTATACCTCGTTTGGCGTGCGCTGCCTGATCGGCGCCGACGTGCCCAACAACGCGGGGTCCCTGTCGTGCGTCGAAGTCGCGGCGCCCGACGGCTCGATTCTGAATGCGCGTTTTCCCGCCGCCGTCACGGCGCGCCACATCATTGGGCAGATGTTGCCCGACGTGGTCTTTGGCGCGCTGCGCCAGGCCCGGGCGGATCAGGTTCCGGCCGAGGGCGCGTCGTCGCTGTGGAACCTGCATCTGGTCGGCGGCGAGCCCCTGGCGGGCGCCACGCCCGAACAGCAGGAAGCGCTGCTGGCCGGCCCGCGCTTTAACGCCGTCAGTTTTTCGACCGGCGGCACCGGTGCGCGGCCCGGCAAGGACGGGTTGTCCGTCACGTCCTACCCCAGCGGCGTGCGCAATGTATCGCTTGAGATCCTGGAAAGCGCCAACCCGCTGGTCTTCGAACAAAAGGAATACCGGCCGGACTCGGGCGGCCCCGGCACGCAGCGCGGGGGGCTGGGCCAAACCATCGTGGTGCGCCACGCCGACCCACAAGCCGCCATGATCATTGCCGCCGCGTTCGACCGCGTCGTGCATCCGGCGCGCGGCGCGCTGGGCGGCCACGCCGGCGCGGGCGGCCAACTGGGCCTGGCCGGCGGCGCCACACTGCGCGCCAAGGGGCGACAGCTGGTTCCCCCCGGCGAAAGGTTGGTCGTGCAAACACCCGGCGGCGGCGGACTGGGCGACCCCGCCGGCCGCGACGCCGAGCGCATTGATCGCGATGTGCGCGACGGCCTGGTCAGCGCCGACCAGGCGCGCATGGCCTACCGGGAGCCACAAGCGTGACACCGACGCCGCAACCGATCCGGAAACCGATCCCGATCCCGAAACCGAAACAGAACCCGATCCCGACCCAGCACCTGACCTTGAACCAGACCCCGAGCCCGATCTTGACCCCAACGTTGACCCAAAGCTCCCCCCGGATCGCGACCCGGATCGCGACCCGCATCACCCGCCGCATCGCCACCACGACTCGACGCGCCCGTCTCGGCCTGCTGCTGGCCGGCGCCTTGCTTGCCTTTGCGCCCGCCCTGCACGCCGAGCCCACCCGGGGCGGTACGCTGACCCTGCTATTGCCTTCCGAACCGACCGCGCTGGTGACGGTGGGCAACGTCGCCACGCCCATCCTCAGCGTCAGCGCCAAGGTCACCGAAGGCCTGCTCAAGTACGACTACGACTTGAATCCCCAGCCGCAACTAGCCACCGCCTGGCAGGTCAGCCCCGACGGCACTGTCTACACCTTCACGCTACGCCAAGGCGTGAAATGGCATGACGGCAAGCCGTTCACCGCCGCCGACGTCGCGTTTTCTATCGGGCTGCTCAAGAAGATCCACCCGCGCGGGCGCAACACG
Coding sequences:
- a CDS encoding DUF4202 domain-containing protein, producing MNDRLHQTLLRFDQYNGTDPNLFAWQGETCPQELFLAQKLHEWVMKLAPDASEPLVLASRCQHIGRWEITRKSYPDGRVGYLTWRKALARHHAAIAEGILRDAGYADDVIDRVRTIVMKQGIKQDADVQTMENALCLVFLQYQYEAFHPAHGEKIVEILRKSLQKMDAAGHQWALTLPYSPTGMRYLEQALAA
- a CDS encoding hydantoinase B/oxoprolinase family protein encodes the protein MSTQADRLHPATAAAPVAQERIRFQLAWNRLLSVVEEQAQVLIRSAFGTATREAGDLSAGVFLPDGRMIAQAVTGTPGHVNAMAESVKHFLRVFPPESLKDGDVLLTNDPWKGTGHLFDMTMVTPVFHDGALVALFASTLHVIDIGGIGSSADGLEIYHEGLFLPILRFFHQHEVDPGVLAIIRANVREPEQVEGDLYALVACNAIGGRRLKSLLTEFELGGLDALGGYIIEQSENAMRQAIAQWPQGTWHNTLVIDGYDAPITLQASVSIARDKIRIDFAGTSPSVARGINVVKAYTDAYTSFGVRCLIGADVPNNAGSLSCVEVAAPDGSILNARFPAAVTARHIIGQMLPDVVFGALRQARADQVPAEGASSLWNLHLVGGEPLAGATPEQQEALLAGPRFNAVSFSTGGTGARPGKDGLSVTSYPSGVRNVSLEILESANPLVFEQKEYRPDSGGPGTQRGGLGQTIVVRHADPQAAMIIAAAFDRVVHPARGALGGHAGAGGQLGLAGGATLRAKGRQLVPPGERLVVQTPGGGGLGDPAGRDAERIDRDVRDGLVSADQARMAYREPQA
- a CDS encoding hydantoinase/oxoprolinase family protein; this translates as MRVAVDVGGTFTDIVLERDDRRWSAKLLTTPATPETAVLQGIEELLGVAGLRWPDVSLLILGTTLATNALIERKGARTALLTTAGFRDLVEIGLEDRFAQYDIFLDKPQPLVPRPWRHGVTERVDARGQVLTPLDESQVIALAHELIAARIESVAVCLLHSYAYPAHERRIRELLQAHAPGLWVSLSSDICAEIREYPRLSTVSANAYVQPQVSGYLRRLNDAARERGLRDEPFLMTSGGAIATLQTGVEEPVRLVESGPAGGAILAQHIAEQTGSARALSFDMGGTTAKICYIDDFEPQVSRSFEFGRVHRHLKGSGLPIRIPVIEMVEIGAGGGSIARVNHLGVVQVGPDSAGSAPGPAAYCNGGELPTVTDAHAVIGNVTPDRFAVGKVKLQPELAQRAVQAHLATPAELDAPQAAQAIIDVVTENMANAARVHASELGKTAEEHTLIAFGGAAPLHAAALARKLGIERVIIPESAGVGSAVGFLWAPIAYQAVRSFHQRVDGIDHAAVQRLLDELTAGVDAVVRRAAPDTALTHKRVVFMRYSGQGHEIAVDLPDGPFDESASARLAAAFAQRYAELYGRSLPHVAPEAVSWSVAAQAGQRRARPHDPIAAGQGTAARVAGTRPVYDAAQGRRIDIPVYERQSLDPEQTLTGPALVVEDETTTFVPPGFVARRSRLGSLVLDDTRAAQRRQADAADKDYTS
- a CDS encoding ProQ/FinO family protein, which gives rise to MGLEQLAAIRALITKQAPEEPTPKKESRPQGAGKGPRPPGGGKGPRPQGDKGPRPQGGDKNARSQGGDKGQRPQRADRRESPVDPVVVAISRLQRQFPKAFPKNPSPKLPLKLGVLADLVQHAQTLQLDEAQIKEAVKTWCDGRRYWASMVEDAPRVDLNGEPSGVVTANEAKHAKRMASRSASKNAAARNKAKKAEAAAAAGTGDAATGDAAVPAPVTAPVTADVAAPVQSAPQAPAETAATPAATPPATPTESAASATPAATPDASSDASTPAADAPSAEPTSPATDSSTDSSTDSSADKPAQS